In a single window of the Chondrocystis sp. NIES-4102 genome:
- a CDS encoding response regulator receiver sensor signal transduction histidine kinase, giving the protein MKKLMMAQELNNILVVDDTPQNLHLLVDILTKYDYKVRPVPNGKLAISAAQINPPDLILLDIMMPDLDGYQVCKQLKANPITKDIPIIFISAINEPVDKVKAFAIGGVDYITKPFQMHEVLIRVKHQIALVNLKKQLKLKNEQLNNTVKQLQQNQKKIVKSSTYSALETITSGLIEQLNYPLSEINSCLAELKEYGSASVKDLPNFLQQISPEEQKYFQALLKQAQSNRVNTLLSPTEKSELKSKIINQLVRLKLEKTAQLADMLIELGSDEEINELIPLLTGNNYLEIIENACLLHKLQQNLDKITESTTRFSHLTNGLKNYGESQKTQSEKRPAHLENTVEMALKLVGAKITPGIQIIKNYSNVPTICCYPEKLQIVWVNLIKNAIEAIGTHGILTINIYQQEDNLAVDIIDTGEGIESKIVTKLCEPFFTTKPSGEHTGLGLTIAKQFIEQHDGIISIATLSSKATLPGNTKFTVSLPLNISKI; this is encoded by the coding sequence ATGAAAAAGTTAATGATGGCTCAGGAGTTGAATAATATCTTAGTAGTAGATGACACTCCGCAAAATTTGCATTTACTAGTTGATATTTTAACCAAATATGATTATAAAGTTAGACCTGTTCCCAATGGTAAATTAGCAATTTCAGCAGCGCAAATAAATCCACCCGATTTAATTTTATTAGATATTATGATGCCAGATTTGGATGGTTATCAGGTATGTAAGCAGTTGAAAGCTAACCCAATCACCAAAGATATCCCAATTATATTTATTAGTGCGATTAATGAACCTGTAGATAAAGTAAAAGCATTTGCCATTGGTGGAGTTGATTATATTACTAAACCATTTCAGATGCACGAGGTTTTAATTAGGGTTAAACATCAGATTGCTTTAGTTAATTTAAAAAAACAATTGAAACTAAAAAATGAGCAATTAAATAATACCGTTAAACAACTACAACAAAACCAAAAGAAAATTGTTAAATCAAGTACCTATTCGGCTTTGGAAACAATTACTTCGGGTTTAATTGAGCAGCTAAACTACCCATTATCAGAAATAAATAGTTGTTTGGCAGAGCTTAAGGAGTATGGTAGTGCTAGTGTCAAAGATTTACCTAATTTTTTACAACAAATATCGCCAGAAGAGCAAAAATACTTTCAAGCTTTATTAAAACAAGCACAGTCAAATAGGGTAAATACTTTACTTTCACCTACGGAAAAATCTGAGCTAAAAAGCAAAATTATCAATCAGTTAGTAAGATTGAAACTAGAAAAGACTGCCCAATTAGCTGATATGTTAATTGAATTAGGTTCAGATGAAGAAATAAATGAGCTTATACCATTACTAACAGGTAATAATTATTTAGAGATTATCGAAAATGCTTGCTTGCTCCATAAATTACAACAAAATCTTGATAAAATTACCGAATCTACAACTCGCTTTAGCCATTTAACTAATGGTTTAAAAAACTACGGTGAGAGTCAAAAAACCCAATCAGAAAAACGCCCCGCCCACTTAGAAAATACCGTGGAAATGGCATTAAAATTAGTAGGAGCAAAGATTACCCCAGGTATTCAAATTATTAAAAACTATAGTAATGTACCTACTATTTGTTGCTATCCAGAAAAACTGCAAATAGTTTGGGTAAATCTAATTAAAAATGCCATAGAAGCTATTGGTACTCACGGTATCCTAACCATTAATATCTATCAACAGGAGGATAATTTAGCAGTAGATATTATTGATACAGGGGAGGGAATAGAATCAAAAATAGTTACTAAACTTTGTGAGCCTTTTTTCACAACTAAACCATCAGGAGAACATACAGGTTTAGGCTTAACTATTGCTAAACAATTTATAGAACAACATGATGGGATAATTTCCATTGCCACACTATCTAGTAAAGCCACTTTACCTGGGAATACCAAATTCACCGTGTCCTTACCCTTAAATATATCTAAGATATAA
- a CDS encoding putative acyl-CoA synthase: MSGLKNKIKAATLVDLLRNRAMDQPDETIYNFLLDGETESQSLTYGQLDQKARAIASYLQSISSPQDRVLLLYPSSLDYITAFFGCLYAGVIAIPAYPPRPNRSLDRIYNILQNADTNLALTNSETLDTLARQLEQTPLQSLRWITTDTLETHIEQDWEQPYITESSIAFLQYTSGSTAEPKGVKIAYQNLLHNLEAIYRCFRHSPESKGVIWLPPYHDMGLIGGILQPLYGGFPVTLMSPLIFLQNPLRWLWAISRYQATTSGGPNFAYDLCVRKYKPEQLVGLDLSSWQVAFNGAEPINHETLKQFTEIYSPYGFDPAAFYPCYGMAEATLIITGGSKNTAVVTKTVQGKALEQNKIIAAESNETHPRTLVSCGQSLKDQKIAIANPETLVSCQPGEVGEIWVSGASIAQGYWRQPQITENTFNVYLQDTNDGPFLRTGDLGFIEEGELFFTGRLKDMIIIKGRNHYPQDIEKTVEDTNPWIRPSCVASFSITLDGEEKLVIVAEVERRYWSSNRLNSKSNGNDTSEIINVKDLTQLIKRDISKNHDLHVHTTLLLKPGSLPKTSSGKIQRHACRAEFLANNLEALPV; encoded by the coding sequence ATGAGTGGTTTAAAAAACAAAATTAAAGCAGCAACGTTGGTAGATCTTCTCCGCAATCGAGCAATGGATCAGCCAGATGAAACCATATATAACTTTCTCTTGGATGGGGAAACAGAATCACAAAGCCTAACCTATGGACAACTAGACCAAAAAGCTAGAGCGATCGCATCTTATCTTCAGTCTATCAGTTCTCCTCAAGATCGGGTGTTATTGTTATATCCATCTTCCCTAGACTACATTACTGCTTTTTTTGGCTGTCTTTATGCTGGTGTTATTGCTATTCCAGCCTACCCCCCCAGACCAAATCGTTCTTTAGACCGTATTTACAATATCCTCCAAAACGCCGATACTAATTTGGCTCTAACTAATAGCGAAACCCTCGATACCCTCGCTCGCCAATTAGAACAAACACCATTACAAAGTTTACGTTGGATCACCACAGATACTTTAGAAACTCATATAGAACAGGATTGGGAACAGCCCTATATTACAGAATCTAGTATCGCTTTCTTGCAATATACTTCAGGCTCAACCGCCGAACCTAAAGGAGTTAAAATTGCTTATCAAAATTTATTACATAACCTAGAAGCCATCTATCGTTGCTTTCGACATTCCCCTGAGAGTAAAGGGGTTATTTGGCTACCTCCCTATCACGATATGGGTTTGATTGGTGGTATTCTTCAGCCTCTTTATGGTGGGTTTCCTGTAACTTTGATGTCGCCCTTAATATTTTTGCAAAATCCTCTGCGTTGGTTATGGGCTATCTCCCGTTACCAGGCTACTACTAGTGGTGGCCCTAATTTCGCTTACGATTTATGTGTGCGTAAATATAAACCAGAGCAATTAGTCGGATTAGACCTTAGTAGTTGGCAAGTAGCGTTTAATGGTGCAGAACCGATTAATCATGAGACATTAAAGCAGTTTACTGAGATATATTCCCCCTATGGATTTGATCCTGCTGCTTTTTACCCTTGTTATGGAATGGCTGAAGCTACCTTAATTATTACAGGGGGATCAAAAAATACGGCGGTAGTTACCAAAACCGTACAGGGAAAAGCCTTAGAACAAAACAAAATCATTGCAGCCGAAAGTAACGAAACCCATCCACGCACCTTAGTAAGCTGTGGTCAAAGTTTAAAAGATCAAAAAATAGCGATCGCTAATCCCGAAACTCTAGTTAGTTGTCAGCCTGGGGAAGTAGGAGAAATTTGGGTATCTGGTGCAAGTATTGCTCAAGGTTATTGGCGACAACCTCAAATTACTGAAAATACTTTTAATGTTTATCTTCAGGATACTAATGATGGCCCATTTTTACGCACAGGGGATTTAGGCTTTATTGAGGAAGGAGAGCTATTTTTTACAGGTCGTCTCAAAGATATGATTATCATTAAAGGACGCAATCATTATCCCCAAGATATAGAAAAAACCGTTGAGGATACTAACCCCTGGATCAGACCTAGCTGTGTTGCTAGTTTTTCGATCACCCTTGATGGCGAAGAGAAATTAGTGATCGTTGCCGAAGTTGAACGTCGTTATTGGAGTAGTAACCGTTTAAATAGTAAATCCAATGGGAATGATACCTCAGAGATTATCAACGTCAAAGATTTAACTCAACTAATTAAACGAGATATTTCCAAAAACCACGATCTACACGTTCATACAACTTTACTACTAAAACCAGGTAGTTTACCCAAAACCTCTAGTGGGAAAATCCAACGCCATGCTTGTCGGGCGGAATTTCTGGCAAATAATTTAGAGGCATTACCTGTTTAG
- a CDS encoding fructosamine kinase: MWTQIAQAISQTTKNKFAIAHSKTVSGGCINQGYQISGDGQEYFVKLNQASQIEMFVAESIALTQINATKTITVPQPVCWGIAANSSYLVLQWLDLGRGNSQSWMAMGRQLALLHRQGINDSFGWERNNTIGSTPQVNTWTNNWADFFAEYRIGYQLDLAKRRGGNFPDRHLVVNAVRNKLIDHQPPASLLHGDLWSGNAAIAKDGTPVILDPATYYGDRETDLAMTELFGGFPPAFYQGYNEAWELESGYQQRKSIYNLYHVLNHFNLFGGGYAQDAQRRIKQIIS; this comes from the coding sequence ATGTGGACACAAATAGCTCAAGCAATAAGCCAAACAACCAAAAATAAATTCGCGATCGCACATAGTAAAACTGTTAGCGGTGGTTGTATTAATCAAGGGTATCAAATTAGTGGTGATGGGCAAGAATATTTTGTCAAGCTTAACCAGGCTTCGCAGATTGAAATGTTTGTTGCCGAAAGCATCGCCTTAACGCAAATAAACGCTACCAAAACAATTACTGTACCCCAGCCCGTATGTTGGGGAATAGCAGCTAATTCAAGTTATCTTGTGTTGCAATGGTTAGATTTGGGAAGAGGTAATAGTCAAAGTTGGATGGCAATGGGTCGTCAGTTGGCTTTGTTGCACCGTCAAGGTATTAATGATAGCTTTGGTTGGGAGCGTAATAATACTATCGGTTCGACCCCTCAAGTTAATACCTGGACAAATAATTGGGCGGATTTTTTTGCGGAGTATCGTATCGGTTATCAATTAGATTTGGCTAAACGACGTGGAGGAAATTTTCCAGACCGCCATTTGGTAGTTAATGCTGTTAGAAATAAGTTAATTGATCATCAACCCCCAGCATCTCTGTTACATGGGGATCTTTGGTCGGGTAATGCAGCTATTGCTAAAGATGGTACACCCGTAATTTTAGACCCTGCAACCTATTATGGCGATCGCGAAACTGATCTAGCTATGACTGAGTTGTTTGGTGGTTTTCCACCAGCTTTTTATCAGGGTTACAATGAAGCCTGGGAGTTAGAGAGTGGTTATCAACAACGCAAGAGTATTTATAATCTCTATCATGTTTTAAATCACTTTAATCTTTTTGGAGGAGGGTATGCTCAAGACGCTCAAAGAAGGATTAAGCAGATTATATCTTAG
- the amtB gene encoding ammonium transporter, with protein MNSNYLWLIFSTFLVFLMQPGFMCLESGLTRTKNSINVAIKNLTDFGISIILFWAIGYGLAFGNTWFDLFGTSNFFFDPKSASAREIIFFIFEMMFCSTAANIVSGASAERLKFRSYVIVTMIISGLIYPIFCHWAWNGVNSGNLHGYLYHLGFIDFAGSTVVHSVGGWVSLAVILIVGARKGRFNQAGKPQQIHGSNLPFSVLGVMLIWIGWLGFNGGNVFALTTQVASIILNTLMAGAAGMVCVGIISWQRLKTTKVEVLINGSLAGLVSITAACNIVTTPDAILIGAIGGGVSMLVSCLLESWQIDDAVDAIPVHLGGGIWGTLAVALYGQPELLHTGYNRFSQFLVQLLGIIICGLWSFGVTWILLKVINRITPLRVSARDEDQGLNVSEHYARSTLYEILQVMNLQAANQDFSLRVPVEPFTEIGYVAQYYNQVMESLEASTIKLKQFNADLEQKVEQRTAELSAAKEKAEVANRAKSAFIANMSHELRTPLNAILGFTQLLARNQKLPSEEREYVGIISRSGEHLLGLINDVLDLSKIEAQRLTLQEESFNLCCFLNDLEQMFQLKAQSKGLKVSKQVAELTPCYIKADQGKLRQILINLLNNAIKFTDQGSISIKVYPAIACVDQFEPESKVKLVFVVEDTGKGIAETELESLFEPFVQTKSGREAKEGTGLGLSITRKFVQLMGGDIQVQSVENKGSIFKFDLYVEIVDPEEIPITQANQTVVALEADQPQYKILVVDDKLYNRELLIKLLQPLGFLVKAVEDGERAIAEAQQWQPDLIFMDIRMPNVDGYQAIRQIKYHLKLPTKIIVLTASAMEEELDRVLATGCDDFLRKPFLAEELFSLMTKHLGVCYTYAEEVSPTNSENTLSQLDRNSFAAISDELLLELQQSIMAIDLDQIEAIIEKIAEKNELLAQTINQHINNFEYEYILQSLLQK; from the coding sequence ATGAACTCGAATTATCTGTGGTTAATATTTAGTACTTTTTTAGTTTTTCTAATGCAGCCTGGATTTATGTGCTTGGAGTCTGGATTAACTAGAACTAAAAACAGTATTAATGTCGCCATTAAAAACTTAACAGATTTTGGCATCTCCATTATCTTGTTTTGGGCAATAGGTTATGGTTTAGCCTTTGGCAATACTTGGTTTGATCTATTTGGCACAAGTAATTTTTTCTTTGATCCCAAATCCGCTTCCGCCAGAGAAATTATCTTCTTTATTTTTGAGATGATGTTTTGTAGCACTGCTGCGAATATCGTTTCTGGTGCAAGTGCCGAACGCTTGAAATTTAGATCCTATGTAATTGTCACCATGATTATTTCAGGTTTAATATACCCAATTTTTTGTCATTGGGCTTGGAACGGTGTAAATTCTGGTAATCTTCATGGTTATTTATACCATCTTGGTTTTATCGATTTTGCAGGTTCTACCGTCGTTCATAGCGTGGGAGGATGGGTATCTTTAGCTGTGATTTTAATTGTGGGTGCAAGGAAAGGAAGATTTAATCAAGCAGGCAAACCACAACAAATTCACGGATCTAATTTGCCTTTTTCGGTTTTGGGGGTGATGTTGATTTGGATTGGTTGGTTGGGGTTTAATGGTGGTAATGTTTTTGCTCTAACTACCCAGGTTGCCTCAATTATACTTAATACCCTGATGGCTGGTGCTGCGGGTATGGTCTGTGTGGGTATAATTAGCTGGCAAAGATTAAAAACTACTAAGGTTGAAGTTTTAATTAATGGATCTCTAGCAGGTTTAGTTTCAATTACCGCAGCCTGCAATATAGTTACTACACCCGATGCCATTTTGATAGGTGCAATTGGGGGTGGAGTGAGTATGTTGGTTAGTTGTTTGTTAGAAAGTTGGCAGATTGATGATGCGGTAGATGCTATCCCCGTTCATTTAGGTGGTGGTATTTGGGGAACATTGGCTGTGGCTTTGTATGGTCAACCAGAATTGCTACATACAGGATATAACCGATTTAGTCAGTTTTTAGTGCAGCTACTAGGTATTATTATCTGTGGTTTATGGTCATTTGGTGTAACTTGGATTTTACTAAAAGTGATTAACCGTATTACCCCCTTAAGAGTTTCGGCAAGAGATGAGGATCAAGGTTTAAATGTTTCAGAACATTACGCTAGAAGTACGCTTTATGAAATACTTCAGGTGATGAATTTGCAAGCAGCTAATCAGGATTTTAGTTTGCGAGTCCCTGTTGAACCTTTTACAGAAATAGGTTATGTGGCTCAATATTATAATCAGGTGATGGAAAGTTTGGAAGCCTCAACTATTAAGTTAAAACAATTTAATGCCGATTTAGAACAGAAAGTAGAACAACGTACTGCGGAATTATCTGCTGCTAAAGAAAAGGCGGAAGTAGCCAACCGTGCTAAAAGTGCTTTTATTGCTAATATGAGCCATGAATTGAGAACGCCTTTAAATGCTATTTTAGGTTTTACCCAATTACTTGCCCGTAATCAAAAATTACCATCAGAAGAAAGAGAGTATGTCGGTATTATTAGTCGTAGTGGTGAACATTTATTGGGTCTAATTAACGATGTCTTGGATTTATCCAAAATTGAAGCACAACGTTTAACTTTGCAGGAAGAGAGTTTTAATTTATGTTGCTTTCTCAATGATCTAGAGCAAATGTTTCAGTTAAAGGCACAGAGTAAAGGTTTAAAAGTGAGTAAACAAGTGGCAGAGTTAACCCCTTGCTATATAAAAGCAGATCAAGGAAAATTACGCCAAATTCTGATTAATTTACTCAATAATGCCATAAAATTTACTGATCAGGGTAGTATAAGTATCAAGGTTTATCCTGCGATCGCTTGTGTTGATCAATTTGAGCCTGAAAGTAAAGTTAAATTAGTTTTTGTAGTGGAAGATACAGGCAAAGGAATCGCAGAAACTGAATTAGAATCTTTATTTGAACCCTTTGTACAAACTAAATCGGGTCGTGAAGCTAAAGAAGGAACAGGATTAGGATTATCTATCACTCGTAAATTTGTACAGTTAATGGGGGGAGATATTCAAGTTCAGTCGGTAGAAAATAAGGGTAGTATTTTTAAATTTGATTTATATGTAGAGATAGTAGATCCAGAAGAAATTCCCATTACCCAAGCTAATCAAACTGTAGTAGCCCTGGAAGCTGATCAACCTCAATATAAAATTTTGGTGGTAGATGATAAATTGTATAACCGCGAGTTACTGATTAAGTTGTTACAACCTTTGGGTTTTCTAGTCAAAGCTGTAGAGGATGGCGAAAGAGCGATCGCCGAGGCGCAGCAATGGCAACCAGATTTAATTTTTATGGATATTAGAATGCCTAATGTAGATGGTTATCAGGCAATTCGGCAGATTAAATACCACCTTAAATTGCCGACGAAGATTATTGTTTTAACTGCTAGTGCAATGGAAGAGGAATTAGACCGTGTTTTGGCTACAGGTTGTGATGATTTTTTGCGTAAGCCTTTTTTAGCAGAAGAACTATTTTCTTTAATGACGAAGCATTTAGGGGTATGTTATACCTATGCAGAAGAGGTCAGTCCTACTAATTCAGAAAATACTCTATCTCAATTAGATCGTAATTCTTTTGCTGCTATCTCAGATGAATTACTATTGGAACTTCAGCAGTCGATTATGGCTATTGATTTGGATCAAATAGAAGCAATTATCGAGAAGATCGCTGAAAAAAACGAGCTACTTGCTCAAACAATTAATCAGCATATAAATAATTTTGAATACGAATATATTTTACAATCATTGCTTCAAAAATAG
- a CDS encoding 1,4-alpha-glucan branching enzyme has product MSLTIAPEQVNQIVHNLHHDPFEILGCHPYEQNGKVESWVIRAYLPEANAAWVICPEARTEYPMQPMHHPHFFVCIVQNPRLANYQLRIKEGNSERVIYDPYAFRSPRITDLDIHLFAEGNHHRIYEKLGAHTTKIEGIAGVYFALWAPNARNVSVLGDFNNWDGRLHQMRKGSSGIWELFIPELSTGTTYKYEVKNWEGHIYEKTDPYGFQQEVRPKTASIVADLDSYKWNDNAWMEARRNSDPLSKPISVYEVHIGSWLHGSADEPTKLLSGEAEPIIVSDWKPNARFLSYYELVDKLIPYVKELGYTHIELLPIAEHPYDGSWGYQVTGYYAPTSRYGNPEDLMYFVDQCHKNGLAVIVDWVPGHFPKDGHGLAFFDGTHLYEHGDPRKGEHKEWGTLVFNYARNEIRNFLVANALFWFDKYHIDGIRVDAVASMLYLNYCRKDGEWIANEYGGCENIEAANFLRQVNSLLFSYFPGVLSIAEESTSWPMVSWPTYTGGLGFNMKWNMGWMHDMLDYFHMDPWFRQFHQNNLTFSMWYHHSENYMLALSHDEVVHGKSNIIGKMPGDEWQKFANVRCLFTYMFTHPGKKTMFMSMEFAQWTEWNVWIDLEWHLLQYDRHKYLKQFFIDLHSIYKSEPALYSLDFEEEGFEWIDCNDNRHSVVAFMRRDKDKKEFVITVCNFTPQPHSHYRVGVPEQGFYTELFNSDAREYGGSNMGNLGGKWTDEWSFHNHPYSLDLCLPPLGVLIFKLDIPKTKAALKGK; this is encoded by the coding sequence ATGTCTTTAACCATAGCTCCAGAACAAGTTAATCAGATCGTTCATAATCTTCATCATGACCCTTTTGAAATATTAGGTTGTCATCCTTATGAACAAAACGGTAAAGTCGAAAGCTGGGTAATTCGCGCCTATCTTCCTGAAGCCAATGCAGCTTGGGTAATTTGCCCCGAAGCAAGAACTGAGTACCCAATGCAACCAATGCATCATCCTCATTTTTTTGTTTGCATAGTTCAAAATCCCCGACTAGCCAATTATCAACTAAGGATCAAAGAAGGGAATAGCGAAAGAGTAATTTATGATCCCTATGCTTTTCGTTCCCCCAGAATTACAGATTTAGATATACATTTATTCGCAGAAGGTAATCATCACCGTATCTATGAAAAGTTGGGAGCGCATACTACTAAAATTGAAGGAATTGCGGGGGTATATTTTGCTCTTTGGGCCCCTAATGCGCGTAACGTCTCAGTTTTAGGAGATTTTAATAACTGGGATGGTAGACTGCATCAAATGCGTAAAGGTAGCAGTGGTATTTGGGAACTATTTATCCCTGAGTTAAGCACTGGCACAACCTATAAATATGAAGTTAAAAACTGGGAAGGACACATCTACGAAAAAACTGATCCCTACGGTTTTCAACAAGAAGTTAGACCTAAAACAGCCTCCATTGTTGCTGACCTAGACAGCTATAAATGGAACGATAATGCTTGGATGGAAGCACGGCGCAATAGTGATCCTCTCAGCAAACCAATTTCTGTATATGAGGTTCATATAGGTTCTTGGTTACATGGATCAGCAGACGAACCGACTAAATTACTCTCTGGAGAAGCAGAACCGATTATCGTCTCAGATTGGAAGCCCAATGCTCGTTTTCTCAGCTATTACGAACTGGTGGATAAATTAATTCCCTATGTTAAGGAATTAGGTTATACCCATATTGAATTATTACCCATTGCGGAACACCCCTATGATGGTTCGTGGGGATACCAGGTTACAGGATATTACGCCCCCACTTCGCGTTATGGCAACCCTGAAGACCTAATGTATTTCGTCGATCAGTGCCACAAAAACGGTCTGGCAGTTATTGTAGATTGGGTTCCTGGTCACTTTCCTAAAGATGGTCATGGTTTGGCTTTCTTTGATGGGACTCATCTCTACGAACACGGAGATCCCCGTAAAGGTGAACATAAGGAATGGGGAACATTAGTATTTAACTATGCTCGCAACGAAATCCGTAATTTTTTAGTTGCTAACGCCTTATTTTGGTTTGATAAGTACCATATCGACGGTATTCGGGTAGATGCTGTTGCTTCGATGCTCTATCTTAACTATTGTCGTAAAGATGGTGAATGGATTGCTAATGAATATGGCGGTTGTGAAAATATCGAGGCTGCTAATTTCCTGCGTCAGGTAAACAGTCTTTTATTTAGTTATTTCCCTGGTGTACTTTCTATTGCCGAAGAATCAACTTCTTGGCCGATGGTGTCTTGGCCCACCTATACTGGGGGATTAGGATTTAACATGAAGTGGAATATGGGCTGGATGCACGATATGCTCGATTATTTCCACATGGATCCTTGGTTTCGCCAATTCCATCAAAATAATTTAACCTTTAGTATGTGGTATCACCACAGTGAAAACTATATGCTGGCACTATCTCATGATGAGGTGGTTCATGGCAAAAGTAACATCATTGGGAAAATGCCAGGGGATGAATGGCAGAAATTCGCTAATGTTCGCTGTTTATTTACCTATATGTTTACTCATCCAGGTAAGAAAACTATGTTTATGAGTATGGAATTTGCTCAATGGACGGAGTGGAATGTTTGGATCGATTTGGAATGGCATTTATTGCAATATGATCGCCATAAATATTTAAAACAATTCTTTATTGATCTCCACTCTATTTATAAGAGTGAACCTGCTTTATATAGTCTCGATTTTGAAGAAGAAGGTTTTGAATGGATTGATTGTAATGATAATCGTCATAGTGTAGTGGCGTTTATGCGTCGAGATAAAGATAAGAAGGAATTTGTAATTACTGTTTGTAATTTCACTCCCCAACCCCATAGTCATTATCGTGTCGGTGTTCCTGAACAAGGTTTTTATACCGAATTATTTAATAGTGATGCCCGTGAGTATGGCGGTAGCAATATGGGTAATTTAGGGGGTAAATGGACTGATGAATGGTCTTTCCACAACCATCCTTATTCTTTGGATCTTTGTTTACCTCCTTTGGGTGTCTTGATTTTTAAATTAGATATTCCTAAAACTAAAGCAGCCTTGAAAGGTAAATAG
- a CDS encoding extracellular solute-binding protein family 3 yields MLKSWWKKQTVISLVSLSMLLLTTATAYGETVIEKIARTGKITAGTSKDAIPFAYRNEQGELIGYSIDILELITQQLETDLKQDLELELVPLQPKQRIPKLRDGSVDIVCDASSFTWQRDRLIDFSLSYSSTGTRLLAKSDSNYRYDTSFAGKRIGALAKTTNEKAIRLAQPSAEIVIFKDRAAAYQALDQGKIDAFADDGILLESWLQNISNPQDFQIFGEYSREGIACMVAENNSQLLNAVNYTLAKYMQGYLADQPEYVEIFERWFGAQGVLPLTDDLRLIMIDNMQLLLDFTQRVPNNNP; encoded by the coding sequence ATGTTAAAGTCCTGGTGGAAAAAACAAACAGTCATTTCACTTGTAAGCTTAAGTATGCTGTTACTGACAACTGCTACTGCTTATGGGGAAACAGTAATAGAAAAGATTGCCCGCACAGGTAAAATAACCGCAGGTACGAGTAAGGATGCCATCCCGTTTGCCTATCGCAATGAACAGGGTGAGTTAATTGGTTATTCGATAGATATTTTAGAGTTAATTACTCAGCAACTAGAAACAGATTTAAAACAAGATCTTGAATTAGAATTAGTACCACTCCAACCCAAACAAAGGATTCCCAAGTTAAGAGATGGTAGTGTGGATATAGTTTGTGATGCTAGTAGTTTTACTTGGCAACGCGATCGCTTGATTGATTTTTCTCTCAGTTATAGTTCTACAGGTACGAGACTATTAGCTAAAAGTGACAGCAATTATCGGTATGATACATCTTTTGCAGGTAAACGTATTGGGGCTTTAGCTAAAACAACCAATGAAAAAGCCATTAGACTCGCTCAACCCTCGGCTGAGATTGTAATTTTTAAAGATCGTGCTGCTGCTTATCAGGCTTTAGATCAGGGAAAAATTGATGCTTTTGCTGACGATGGTATCCTCTTAGAAAGCTGGTTACAAAATATTTCTAACCCCCAAGATTTTCAAATTTTCGGGGAATATTCCCGTGAAGGTATTGCTTGTATGGTGGCAGAAAATAATTCTCAATTACTTAATGCGGTAAATTATACTCTAGCTAAATATATGCAGGGCTATTTAGCAGATCAACCTGAATATGTGGAAATATTTGAACGTTGGTTTGGCGCACAGGGTGTCTTACCTCTAACTGATGATTTACGCCTGATTATGATTGATAATATGCAGTTGCTACTTGATTTTACACAGCGAGTTCCTAATAATAATCCTTAG